From one Buchnera aphidicola (Cinara pseudotaxifoliae) genomic stretch:
- the fliF gene encoding flagellar basal-body MS-ring/collar protein FliF, with the protein MDFINMLFLRMQKKWNFFLVFVSHKLKWIVFSFLTVILIFCVVFFWMNQVNYVVLYHHLSDTDGGWVISKLQDMNVPYRLHHSSRQLLVPEDKIDELRFSLMKNKDVIKKNDGFELLDQEKFGVSQFHEHVNYHRGLEGELSRTLECIFPIQYARVHLVCKKDTDFFKDDQVPSASVVIAVFPDTKLNQEQIDAITLLISGSVPNLSADNIVVVNQFGNILNKYTLNYSRFFNDNKYKKINILEQSYCDSINRLLKPMYGSKNFVVHVRAKIKKNNDIIHNVKADNIEINGLSKKLSNKISDVCLNNKKNMISESMVKKIFLMKKLSNFFTKKNLINNFGCFYSTFKKNFINTDNYISCSNTDATHSINKGFIKSNIINDYNDDYFLDLKRSEVQHLDVTVLINYKKSDAGKYVSCSTQELQDLEKLIKLVIDFSDHRGDCINIINYRFISSHTNSNHNSFVIYNYLNVNYLFFLCIGVFFVFLMVFIYFKNIIIDNKKKNSLATVSSTNKNFKNSQHVDTDKLNCKKNNYINKDRLFIKRDILDKHPKIIEQVIRYWINKK; encoded by the coding sequence ATGGATTTTATAAATATGTTGTTTTTAAGAATGCAAAAAAAATGGAATTTTTTTTTAGTTTTTGTTTCACATAAATTAAAGTGGATTGTTTTTAGTTTTTTGACAGTAATCTTGATTTTTTGTGTAGTTTTTTTTTGGATGAATCAAGTTAATTATGTAGTATTATATCATCATTTATCTGATACAGACGGAGGATGGGTGATATCAAAATTACAAGATATGAATGTTCCGTATCGATTGCATCATTCTTCTAGACAATTACTAGTTCCTGAAGATAAAATTGATGAATTGCGGTTTTCTTTAATGAAAAACAAGGATGTGATAAAAAAAAATGATGGTTTTGAATTATTAGATCAGGAAAAATTTGGTGTTAGTCAATTTCATGAGCATGTTAATTATCATAGAGGATTAGAGGGAGAATTATCACGAACATTAGAGTGTATATTTCCAATTCAATATGCTCGAGTGCACTTGGTATGCAAAAAAGACACTGATTTTTTTAAAGATGATCAAGTACCATCAGCATCAGTAGTTATTGCTGTTTTCCCAGATACAAAATTAAATCAAGAACAAATAGATGCTATTACTTTACTAATATCGGGAAGTGTACCGAATTTATCTGCTGATAATATTGTTGTAGTTAATCAATTTGGAAATATATTAAATAAATATACTTTAAATTATTCTAGATTTTTTAATGATAATAAATATAAAAAAATTAATATTTTGGAACAAAGTTATTGCGATAGTATTAATCGTTTATTAAAGCCTATGTACGGATCAAAAAATTTTGTTGTGCATGTACGTGCTAAAATAAAAAAAAATAATGATATTATACATAATGTTAAAGCAGATAACATTGAAATTAATGGTTTATCTAAAAAATTATCAAATAAAATTTCAGATGTTTGTTTAAATAATAAAAAAAATATGATTTCAGAAAGTATGGTAAAAAAAATTTTTTTAATGAAAAAATTAAGTAATTTTTTTACAAAAAAAAATTTAATTAACAATTTTGGTTGTTTTTATTCAACTTTTAAAAAAAATTTTATTAACACGGATAATTATATATCGTGTAGTAACACGGATGCTACTCATTCTATTAATAAAGGATTTATAAAATCTAATATAATAAATGATTATAACGATGATTATTTTCTTGATTTGAAAAGATCAGAGGTTCAACATTTAGATGTTACAGTGTTGATAAATTATAAAAAAAGTGATGCAGGAAAATATGTTTCTTGTTCTACTCAAGAACTACAAGATTTAGAAAAATTAATTAAATTAGTAATAGATTTTTCTGATCATCGAGGTGATTGTATTAATATAATTAATTATAGATTTATTTCTTCACATACTAACTCGAATCATAATAGTTTTGTTATATATAATTATTTAAATGTAAATTATCTGTTTTTTTTATGTATTGGTGTTTTTTTTGTTTTTTTAATGGTTTTTATATATTTTAAAAACATTATTATAGATAACAAGAAAAAAAATTCCTTAGCTACGGTTAGTAGTACTAACAAAAATTTTAAAAATTCCCAGCATGTCGATACTGATAAATTAAATTGTAAAAAAAATAATTATATCAATAAAGATCGTCTTTTCATTAAGCGTGATATTTTAGATAAACACCCCAAAATTATCGAGCAAGTGATACGTTATTGGATAAATAAAAAATGA
- a CDS encoding FliH/SctL family protein yields the protein MKVVTNDKLWKKWRLKKSRKIFYLTCASNIKKNKNLELSDSVKNKNDSLYSSIYQKGYQQGLLDGYKKGYFIGWMQGFGYSYDVFLKNTTYCIQVQFSVLLRQFKTAIKKFNCNFSKRLINVVLHISKIFLDDVLSVNQQYLIKRINKLIKQSRYIFQKLQLHVHPDHYHTITNKFGVLMNKYNWTVISDKKIDIYSYRIITAKEEVDASLSSFWHRINDVANSLD from the coding sequence ATGAAAGTTGTTACTAATGATAAGTTATGGAAAAAATGGCGTCTTAAAAAATCTAGAAAAATATTTTATTTAACGTGTGCTTCAAATATTAAAAAAAATAAAAATTTAGAATTGTCTGATTCTGTTAAAAATAAAAATGATTCTTTATATTCTAGTATATACCAGAAAGGTTATCAACAAGGTTTATTAGATGGATATAAAAAAGGGTATTTTATTGGATGGATGCAAGGATTTGGTTATTCTTATGATGTTTTTTTAAAAAATACTACATACTGTATTCAGGTGCAGTTTTCAGTTCTTTTAAGGCAGTTTAAAACTGCTATTAAAAAATTTAATTGTAATTTTTCGAAACGTTTAATTAACGTCGTGTTACATATTTCAAAAATTTTTTTGGATGACGTATTATCAGTTAATCAGCAATATCTTATCAAAAGGATCAATAAACTAATTAAACAATCAAGATATATATTTCAGAAATTACAATTACATGTTCATCCTGATCATTATCATACTATAACAAATAAATTTGGAGTTTTAATGAATAAATATAACTGGACTGTAATTAGTGATAAAAAAATAGATATTTACAGTTATCGTATTATTACTGCTAAAGAAGAAGTAGATGCTTCTCTTTCATCTTTTTGGCATCGAATTAATGATGTAGCTAATTCATTGGATTAA
- a CDS encoding FliG C-terminal domain-containing protein — protein MIRLSGIQKSALLLISMDIKTSAKVLKGFTDSEISSFIDAILTLDASVLRYTDIVICEFYKLLKKKKIVNFNIKNHILKIIENTVGLDVSRKLFKKSLIKNDFVHNVAILETLGAKNIFLLIKNENLNIITALLIYMNKTLTTDVLSYFSTQNRLNILKCMVSFTGLKSSGFLELNKIIRVFLYTQKSSVVEKERINKIVYIISYFVQDNIIQFINKINTPYKNILNKSISKYFNFKDIVNIEDSSVKFIINNTDIDDLCIFLCHTDESVQRKFISNFSHKKYQYFKKTVLSSQSIDYNTIYFKKKLLLKNIKRFIRDDKIIIKLEQE, from the coding sequence ATGATACGTTTAAGCGGTATACAGAAAAGTGCTTTATTATTAATATCTATGGACATAAAAACGTCAGCAAAGGTTTTAAAAGGTTTTACTGATTCAGAAATTAGTAGTTTTATTGATGCAATCCTAACTCTAGATGCTAGTGTTTTAAGATATACTGATATAGTAATTTGTGAATTTTATAAATTATTAAAAAAAAAAAAAATTGTTAATTTTAATATTAAAAACCATATATTAAAAATTATAGAAAATACAGTAGGTTTGGATGTATCTCGTAAGCTTTTTAAAAAAAGTTTAATAAAAAATGACTTTGTTCATAATGTCGCTATATTGGAAACATTAGGAGCTAAAAACATTTTTTTATTAATTAAAAATGAGAATTTAAATATTATAACAGCATTGTTAATATATATGAATAAAACATTAACAACTGATGTATTATCCTATTTTAGTACACAAAACAGATTAAATATTTTGAAGTGTATGGTTAGTTTTACTGGTTTGAAGTCTTCTGGTTTTTTGGAATTAAATAAAATTATTCGTGTTTTTTTATATACACAAAAATCATCTGTAGTAGAAAAAGAAAGAATTAATAAAATAGTATATATTATATCTTATTTTGTACAGGATAATATTATTCAGTTTATTAATAAAATTAATACTCCATATAAAAATATTTTAAATAAATCAATAAGTAAATATTTTAATTTTAAAGATATAGTAAATATTGAAGATAGTAGTGTAAAATTTATTATCAATAATACCGACATAGATGATCTATGTATTTTTTTATGCCACACAGACGAATCTGTTCAAAGAAAATTTATTTCTAATTTTTCACATAAGAAATATCAATATTTTAAAAAAACAGTATTATCAAGTCAATCAATTGATTATAATACTATTTATTTTAAAAAAAAATTATTACTTAAAAATATTAAAAGATTCATACGAGATGATAAGATCATTATAAAATTAGAGCAGGAATAG